A window of Haloarcula sp. DT43 genomic DNA:
ATGCACCGATCGACCCACCCCAGTTGATTCGGCGACTGAACTCGTTACTTGTCCGCCGTCGACAGTCTCAGGAGTTGATGCAGCAGGTCTCGACATTGGAAGAACGTGAGCAACGACTCCGCCGCTTCGAGCAGGGCGTCGAATCGACCGGAAATGGCATCGTCATGACCAACGCTGCTGGCAAAATTGAGTACGTAAACCCGGCTCTCGAATCGATTGCCGGGTATACTGAAGATGAAGTCCTCGGGGAGTCCCCACAGATACTCTTTCCCGATGGGGCTGGAGATATCTTCGACGATGAGTTCTGGCAGACGTTGGAAGACCAGACGGAATGGGAGGAGGATATCATTATCGAACGCAAAAGTTCTCACAGGCGAGTCGTTAATGCAACGACTACCGTTCTCCGCAATGCAGAGCGGGAAACTGAAGGATTCGTCATCGTACTCAGTGACATCACAGAGCGGATCCAGCGAGAACAAGACTTGGAAGACAGAGAAGCAGAACTCGATCTGCTTCGACAAATCTTGACGCGGTATCTCCGCCACAATATGCGAAATGATCTCAATGTCATCCAAGGCAGAGCAGAGTTGCTGAAAGAAGACGAGACGTTGTCACCAGAGCAGATCGAGTGGGCAGAGACGATCAGCGAGAACGCCGAAGATCTCATCGAGATGAGCAATACCGCTCGGACCTACAGTTCACTACTCGAAAGAGATGCCGAGTTGTCTACGTTTGATCTCTCGAACATCACGACAAAGGCGGTTCAACGAGTCCGACAAGACCATTCTGACGCGACGTTCGAACTGGATGTTCCCGAAACGTGTGAAATACGTGCCCGAGACGGGATTCAACGTGCGCTTGAGGAACTGATCGACAATGCTGCACGACATAATGATACGACGGAACCGTGGGTGCGTATTCAGGTCCAAGATCGTGTCGGTGCACGATTGGTAATCGAGGATAACGGGCCGGGAATCACCGATCGGGAAATAGAGTCTTTCGAAAGGAGGGTCGAAACACCGCTCACACACAGTCAGGGTGTCGGCTTATGGCTCAGTAAATGGCTGATCGAGGGAGTCGAGGGAGAGTTATCCATCGAGACAACGGACACAGGGACACGCGTTACAGTTGATTTCCCATCCCTTGCCACAATCAGTTCGACTGGGCAAGAAATCACCACGCTGAAAGAGCGTGAACAGCGGTTACAGACGATCAAAGATCGGATGACAGATGCGATAATCGAAGTCGATGCCGATTTCAACGTCACGCAACTCGACGAACGAGCCGAACGCATTTTCGGCAAAGAGGCGGATACCGTATTGGATCAACGTTTGTGGGATGTGTTTCCGACGCTTACAGACGCGCAATTCGAACCGGTCATCCGAAACGCCATGGAATCGCGCTCATCAACTAGTGTCGAAGGATATTTGGAAGAGATAGACACCGGTCTGGAATTTGCGATATATCCTGATTTTGACGGAGGGCTTACGTTTTACACCCAGGACGTAACGGAGCGCAAGGAACAACAGAAAATACTTACACGCAATACCCGCTCGATGGACGAAGCACCCATCGGTATCACGATTACCGATCCGAGTCAAGAGGACAATCCCATCATCTACGTGAATGACCGATTCCAGGAGCTGACTGGCTACTCGGAAGCGGAGGTTCTTGGCCGGAACTGCCGCTTTCTCCAGGGCGAAGCCACCGACCCCGAACCGGTTGCAAGGATGCGAGAGGCAGTTAACAACGAAGACCCCGTCTCCGTTGAACTCCGGAACTACCGGAAAGACGGTACAGAGTTCTGGAATCAGGTGTCGATAGCACCCGTCCGTGACGATGATGGGTCGGTCGTCAATTACGTTGGTTTCCAGCATGATATATCCGACCAACGACGCCGCGAGCGAGTCCTCCGGGAGATGTATGATATCATCTCGGACCGGCACGGATCGTTCGAGGACAAAGTACAGTCATTACTGGAACTCGGTCGGAGTGAACTCAACACGGAGTACGGGACGCTGTCGGAGATCCGCGGTGAGGAGTACGTGTTTGAGTTCGTTGCGACGGACGATGATAGCATTCAGTCGGGAGACGTAGTGCCGGTCTCGGCCACGAACTGCGAACTCGTCGCCAGTTCCGAGGAAACAGTCGTGGCCGGCGATGTCGAACGTGATGCCCCTGAGCAGACTGACCGGGCAGGCTTCACCGAGTGGGGAATCTCGTGTTATCTTGGGGCGCCGGTGTTTACCGGGAACGAGGTCTATGGGACGTTCTGTTTCTACGGCACGGAGGCCCGGGCCGATCAGTTCTCCGAGTGGGAAGTCACGCTGGTAGATCTCATGAGTCGCTGGGTGAGTTATGAACTTCAGCATCAAGAAGCGAACAAACAACTCCAACAGACGAACGAACAGTTGGAGCAATTTGCGTCGGCCGTGTCCCACGATCTGCGGAATCCCCTCAATGTTGCTGATGGTCGCTTGGCACTGGCGGACGAAGAGTGTGACAGTGACCACCTCGATGCAATCGGACGAGCACTTGATCGAATGGATACGCTGATCACTGATTTGCTGGCGCTCGCTCGGGAGGGCGAAAGTACGACTGAGATAACCTCGATCAAGCTTGCAATGGTTGCGGAGAACTGTTGGGATAACGTCGATACCAGGGATGCCAGCATCGTCACCGATATCGATCGGACGATTCGCGCCGATGAAGGGCGATTGAACCAGGTATTTGAGAATCTCATTCGCAACGCTGTCGAACACGGAGGTGGCGATGTGACGGTACGAGTCGGCGAACTGGAGAACGGCTTCTACATCGAAGACGATGGAACAGGCATTCCCGAAGACAAACGTGACGACGTGTTCGACGCGGGCTACTCGACAAGCGACAACGGAACTGGCTTCGGGCTGAGAATCGTCAAGCAGGTCGTCGATGCTCACGACTGGGCGATCCACCTAACTGAAGGTACCAGGGGTGGTGCGCGGTTCGAAATAACCGGCGTCGAGTTTGCTGCTGAATAGATCCTTTATATCGGTCACGTCGCTTCTGACAACACCTGAGCAGATTTCGGCGACCGTGCTGCATACAGGGTGCGGCTCCCTCTTCTATGAGCAGGTGACTCACGGCGAAGTCTTTTGTCTGAATTGATACACGCAACGTATATGCTGTCGAACCCTATCGGCCAACAGACATGTACAGTATGACTGCCGAACTCAGCGACGGAACCACAATCGGAGACGTACAGGAAGTCGTCGAAGGTTCGAACGGCGTGCACTTGAAAAAGGAGGTCGAAGGGGGAATGTGAAACGAGTAGCGTACATCCCCTCCCCTCAACTCGTCCACGTGTCCCCAGATAATGCGACTGTGCGACGCTCGGAGTCGGTCAATATTGATTGA
This region includes:
- a CDS encoding PAS domain-containing protein codes for the protein MKEREQRLQTIKDRMTDAIIEVDADFNVTQLDERAERIFGKEADTVLDQRLWDVFPTLTDAQFEPVIRNAMESRSSTSVEGYLEEIDTGLEFAIYPDFDGGLTFYTQDVTERKEQQKILTRNTRSMDEAPIGITITDPSQEDNPIIYVNDRFQELTGYSEAEVLGRNCRFLQGEATDPEPVARMREAVNNEDPVSVELRNYRKDGTEFWNQVSIAPVRDDDGSVVNYVGFQHDISDQRRRERVLREMYDIISDRHGSFEDKVQSLLELGRSELNTEYGTLSEIRGEEYVFEFVATDDDSIQSGDVVPVSATNCELVASSEETVVAGDVERDAPEQTDRAGFTEWGISCYLGAPVFTGNEVYGTFCFYGTEARADQFSEWEVTLVDLMSRWVSYELQHQEANKQLQQTNEQLEQFASAVSHDLRNPLNVADGRLALADEECDSDHLDAIGRALDRMDTLITDLLALAREGESTTEITSIKLAMVAENCWDNVDTRDASIVTDIDRTIRADEGRLNQVFENLIRNAVEHGGGDVTVRVGELENGFYIEDDGTGIPEDKRDDVFDAGYSTSDNGTGFGLRIVKQVVDAHDWAIHLTEGTRGGARFEITGVEFAAE